The Phoenix dactylifera cultivar Barhee BC4 chromosome 9, palm_55x_up_171113_PBpolish2nd_filt_p, whole genome shotgun sequence genome window below encodes:
- the LOC103713111 gene encoding pentatricopeptide repeat-containing protein At2g34400 gives MHGLQYIIRQDGKCFIRSSIKTMLKPKLPKAKPPPLLRLPPRAQEERPHHHHRVLSLLKQCDSLHSFKQIHSHMLTSSIQKPNHLLSKLVVDLKDLPYSTLLFSQIPHPNDFSFNLMIRGLATCWNDHSLALHYYLRMLKSGAKPNHYTYPFVLLASANLQSSYHGRTAHASVFKAGLDANDHVQHSLITMYSRCGAVGAARKVFDEICHRDMISWNSMISGYARMGFAREAVGLFRTMRAEGFDPDEVTLASVLAACGDLGDLSFGACLEGLVEGMKLELNSFVGSALIDMYGKCGDLESARRVFDGMAKKDLVVWNAMITGYAQNGMSHEAIALFHAMREARTEPDRITMVGVLSACAAIGALELGSWLDAYASREGIHRNVYVGTALIDMYAKCGDLDRAVRIFDTMPRRNIVSWNAMISALAFHGRGREAISLFERMRNEEGAIQPNEITFVGILSACVHGGLVDEGRRWFNSMGSVFGLAPKIEHYSCMADLLARAGLLEEAWEFVEKMPEKPDAVVLGALLAACRNCRNVGVGERVINKILELDPSNSGNYVISSKIYAGSKRWDDSARMRGLMRERGISKTPGCSWIEVDGRVHEFHAGDGLHLKAAEICQMIDILVEEMKMEGYSPNADLL, from the exons ATGCATGGTCTCCAATACATCATACGTCAAGATGGCAAATGCTTTATCAGGTCATCCATCAAAACGATGCTAAAACCCAAACTCCCGAAAGCCAAACCACCTCCCCTCCTACGCCTCCCTCCAAGAGCCCAAGAAGAACGACCTCACCATCACCACCGCGTCCTGAGCCTCTTGAAACAATGCGATTCCCTGCATTCCTTCAAGCAGATCCACTCCCACATGCTCACCTCCTCGATCCAGAAGCCGAACCACCTCCTCTCCAAGCTCGTGGTGGACCTCAAAGACCTCCCCTACTCCACTCTCCTCTTCTCCCAAATCCCCCACCCCAACGACTTCTCCTTCAACCTCATGATCCGCGGCCTCGCCACTTGTTGGAACGACCACTCTCTCGCCCTCCATTACTACCTCCGCATGCTCAAATCCGGCGCCAAGCCCAACCACTACACCTACCCCTTCGTCCTCCTCGCCTCCGCGAACCTCCAATCGTCGTACCACGGGCGAACCGCCCACGCGTCCGTCTTCAAGGCCGGGCTCGACGCGAATGACCACGTCCAGCATTCCCTGATCACCATGTATTCGAGGTGCGGCGCGGTGGGCGCCGCACGTAAGGTGTTCGATGAAATCTGCCACAGGGATATGATCTCCTGGAATTCGATGATTTCGGGGTACGCTAGGATGGGATTTGCAAGGGAGGCCGTCGGGTTATTCCGGACGATGAGGGCGGAGGGGTTCGACCCGGATGAGGTGACTCTGGCGAGCGTCCTGGCGGCGTGCGGAGACCTCGGCGACCTGAGCTTCGGAGCGTGCTTGGAGGGCTTGGTGGAGGGGATGAAATTGGAGCTAAACTCCTTTGTCGGGTCTGCATTGATTGATATGTACGGCAAGTGTGGGGATCTCGAGTCTGCAAGGAGGGTTTTTGATGGTATGGCGAAGAAGGATTTGGTCGTGTGGAATGCAATGATCACAGG GTATGCACAGAATGGGATGTCCCATGAAGCCATTGCATTATTCCACGCCATGAGAGAGGCAAGGACAGAGCCGGACAGGATCACGATGGTTGGGGTGCTCTCGGCATGCGCAGCGATTGGGGCCCTTGAGCTGGGCTCATGGCTGGATGCATACGCTTCGCGAGAAGGAATTCACCGCAATGTATATGTCGGCACGGCCCTTATCGACATGTATGCCAAGTGCGGAGATCTGGACCGAGCAGTCCGGATCTTCGATACGATGCCGCGGAGAAACATAGTCTCATGGAATGCCATGATCTCCGCCCTTGCCTTCCACGGACGAGGCCGAGAAGCAATTTCGCTCTTCGAACGTATGAGGAATGAGGAAGGAGCAATCCAGCCAAATGAGATCACTTTTGTCGGGATTCTATCTGCGTGTGTGCATGGGGGGCTCGTTGATGAAGGCCGTCGGTGGTTTAATTCCATGGGATCGGTGTTCGGACTTGCTCCAAAGATCGAGCATTATTCTTGCATGGCGGACCTTTTAGCGCGTGCTGGGCTCCTGGAAGAAGCATGGGAATTCGTTGAGAAGATGCCGGAGAAGCCTGATGCGGTTGTGCTTGGGGCTCTGCTTGCTGCTTGTAGGAATTGTAGGAATGTGGGAGTTGGAGAGAGGGTTATAAACAAGATTCTGGAGTTGGATCCTTCGAACTCCGGGAATTATGTGATTTCTTCTAAAATTTATGCGGGCTCGAAGAGGTGGGATGATTCAGCGAGGATGAGGGGGTTGATGAGGGAGAGGGGCATAAGCAAAACCCCTGGTT